From the Desulfosporosinus sp. Sb-LF genome, the window ATGGCAGCACTCAAAGCAATCTGATGACCCATATTGCCAGCCCCAATTACACAAACCTTTTTTACATCCTCAATGTTCAAGTTTAGCACCTCCTAATATTCACTAATTCCCATTCAGGCATAGGCTTTGTACTTATGATTTGGTTTGACAAAGATCTTTCCCTGTTTCATTAGGCGTTGTAAGTGTTTTCCAAGCATGATCTCTTCGAAGAAACGGTAGAGTCCTTGGGGTTCTGGGTAACGTGGATATATTATTTTCATATCCACCAGTTCTGCGATTGTCTTCGGTGCATGTAAGTGCTGCAAAATCTGTCCATCGCGGAGATCAAGTTTATCAGCATACTCTCTCAACCTCTCAGGGATGTTGTCAGAGACAATGCCGGTATGGCTCGTCACAAGAACCTTGGGATTTAACTCGATAAGACGCTTGATAGAGCCTGTTAACGCTTCAAGATCAGAACGCACATTGCCATACCAAGGGCCAAAAGGGGATAGATCAATATCCCCTGAAAACAAAATACTGGCCTTTGGTTCATAAAGGGAAATGTGTCCTGGGGTATGACCAGGGGTATGTATCACTTGCAGTGCAACATCCCCAAAATCTAGGAGTTCCCCGTCTGCCAATTCTCTGTCCACCATTTGGCCTGGCGGGCCTCCCGGAAAATCTGGAAATTCACGGAATCCAGAAAATCCAGTGAATGCCTTAAACTGCTCCGGTGAACGTAGAGCGGGAGCATCTGAGACGTGTGCCCAAATCTTGGCGTTAGGGAAGAATTGGTTACCATAAGCATGGTCCATATGAAAATGGGTATTTATGATCACATCGACTTCGCCAGAAGCCCTTACCGCTTCCCTACGGCTGGGTCCAAACCCCGTATCGACCAGAACCTTGCATCCAGTATCGAGCATCAGTCCGTGGCTAAAAGGAAACCGCCCACCTTGTTCTCCAGACACAAAGAAAAAATTCGGTCGTAATTCAGTCAACATCTCGTCATTCATTTGCTCTGCTCCTAATTCTTTTCAGTGCCGTAGAAACTTTGCGACACAGGCATTTAAATACCGTTTTCCTTTTAGGATTTGTTAGAATGCCGCTTCTGGAATGTCAATAGCTGAGGTATCCGCCTCTTTAATAATCCTCACAGTCGCCATCACATCAGGCACAATATTAAGTATATAAAATTTGGCACTCTGTACCTTTCCAGAATAGAAATCTTTGTCATGATTGCCCTGGTCCAGCTTATCTTGAGCAACTAAAGCCTGTTGCATCAACAAGTAGCCACCATAAAGTTCAGCTGTAATCCGCAAAATTCTCGTGCTATACAAAGGAACCAGTCTAATATTATCTTTAAAGTAACCTAAGACTGCACCCAAGAGCTCTTGGTATGCCAATAATGCTTTACCCAACACCCCAAATTCACGAGCGAAAATAGAATGATTTTGGTTAGCCTGTACGAATGTAGCCATTTCCATCATCCATTCCTTGAAGACACTTCCCTTGTCTAGACTCCACTTGCGTCCCACTAAATCCATAGACTGAATGAAATTTGTGCCTTCCCAGATGGAGTAAATTTTGACATCCCTAGCTTGACGCGCTACTGGGTATTCCTCTGTAAACCCGTAGCCTGCATAGACTTGAATGGCTTCGGTAATCATCAACCAACCTTGGTCAGAGCAATAAGCCTTGATCAAAGGGGTGATAACTTCGATCGACCGCTTGGCTGCGCTAACATCGGCAGGATCATCCCCGAATTCGATTAAGTCCA encodes:
- a CDS encoding MBL fold metallo-hydrolase, with translation MNDEMLTELRPNFFFVSGEQGGRFPFSHGLMLDTGCKVLVDTGFGPSRREAVRASGEVDVIINTHFHMDHAYGNQFFPNAKIWAHVSDAPALRSPEQFKAFTGFSGFREFPDFPGGPPGQMVDRELADGELLDFGDVALQVIHTPGHTPGHISLYEPKASILFSGDIDLSPFGPWYGNVRSDLEALTGSIKRLIELNPKVLVTSHTGIVSDNIPERLREYADKLDLRDGQILQHLHAPKTIAELVDMKIIYPRYPEPQGLYRFFEEIMLGKHLQRLMKQGKIFVKPNHKYKAYA